In Polyangium spumosum, a genomic segment contains:
- a CDS encoding FHA domain-containing protein — translation MTSSRRCNTQGARTRVASIFRSPRTRPIDGTLPAETPASSLSVPSFRLHVVSGPDAGQAICSTSERVVVGTHPSCDLRLSDRLVSRFHCELSVAFGQIVLRDLNSRNGTRLDDVQVREAFPRWRGRARRRRGSRLPVSAALEVRSEAEPWAPGGLISPVAPKTVRIRQPWLKRACRA, via the coding sequence GTGACATCGTCACGCCGCTGCAACACCCAAGGCGCCCGCACGCGCGTCGCTTCAATTTTCCGCTCGCCGCGCACGCGCCCGATCGACGGCACCCTGCCAGCCGAGACCCCGGCCTCGTCGCTGTCCGTACCGAGCTTTCGGCTCCACGTGGTGAGCGGGCCGGACGCGGGACAGGCGATCTGCTCCACCTCCGAGCGCGTCGTCGTCGGCACACACCCGTCCTGCGATCTCCGGCTCTCGGATCGCCTCGTGTCGCGCTTCCACTGCGAGCTTTCGGTGGCCTTCGGGCAGATCGTGCTGCGCGATCTCAACAGCCGCAACGGCACCCGGCTCGACGACGTCCAGGTGCGCGAGGCGTTCCCGCGCTGGAGAGGCCGCGCGCGCCGCCGGCGTGGATCGCGTCTACCTGTATCGGCTGCTCTGGAAGTACGATCTGAAGCGGAGCCGTGGGCGCCCGGAGGCTTGATCTCTCCTGTTGCGCCGAAGACAGTCCGCATTCGACAGCCGTGGCTAAAGCGCGCGTGTCGAGCATGA
- a CDS encoding CHAT domain-containing protein has translation MVSLFGWLRERLSATAGDVHPPKRLKLLFVGANAIDTSRLDIGAEFRDVQAELERAQRRGEIEVRVELAVSPVDLNRLLLEYEPDVVHFSGHGMVLRADAQGRLRATREFEPLDVEPSAEGAKQGVILLEARDGKSAAVSVEALARLFGILKNQRCIVLNACFSALQAAAITEHVDWVIGMKRAINDESAIVFSVGFYQAIASGRTVEVAFELGCSLVTLCGLPGADIPELFGRSDPEAARLVGKGAFAATSHPLQVSEVHVIPGEGMCTLDFRVYNSGDVDVLINRVSLRAVEVRLFNHGTLGYMAFSHEYDMDITSLEKSGDVVSCNVAQLVGRRGVDRFGIRLSARLPPAKHGSWKLRPSLSTNLGSVEGPVVEQVDLPPKSPRDYLFRDLERAETRAWRHAAPDCLMPYRDIIGGPAADLGAARETLERSYPDSASRCLVLFEWLGNCVGSWKWSDRVSVPESLLLEFPTTTLVDAITTHGLTPPQLHGAIKYFAVWRWRPEKFKEPNFWTEELKDLLLSNCLAAGYDAEQIREVELLFHRTTKSAAPPRKS, from the coding sequence ATGGTGTCATTGTTCGGTTGGCTACGCGAACGGCTCTCAGCCACGGCGGGGGATGTCCACCCCCCCAAGCGACTGAAGCTCTTATTCGTCGGCGCCAATGCGATCGACACGTCCCGCCTCGATATCGGCGCGGAGTTCCGGGATGTCCAGGCGGAGCTCGAGCGTGCGCAAAGGCGGGGCGAAATCGAGGTCCGCGTCGAGCTTGCCGTCTCGCCCGTGGATTTGAACCGGCTCTTGCTCGAATACGAGCCGGACGTCGTGCACTTCAGCGGCCATGGCATGGTGCTCCGCGCCGACGCACAGGGCCGGCTCCGGGCCACGCGCGAGTTCGAGCCGCTCGACGTGGAACCTTCGGCGGAGGGCGCGAAGCAAGGTGTGATTCTCCTCGAGGCGCGCGACGGAAAGTCGGCGGCGGTGTCGGTAGAAGCGCTGGCGCGTCTCTTCGGGATCCTGAAGAATCAACGGTGTATCGTGCTGAATGCATGCTTCAGCGCGCTCCAGGCCGCTGCGATCACGGAGCATGTCGATTGGGTCATCGGGATGAAGCGCGCCATCAATGACGAATCGGCGATCGTGTTCTCAGTCGGGTTCTACCAGGCCATCGCGAGTGGGCGGACAGTCGAGGTTGCTTTCGAGCTTGGGTGCAGCCTGGTCACCCTATGCGGACTCCCAGGCGCGGACATACCGGAGCTATTCGGACGCTCGGATCCCGAAGCGGCACGGCTCGTCGGCAAAGGCGCGTTCGCAGCGACGAGCCATCCATTGCAGGTGTCGGAGGTGCACGTGATCCCGGGCGAAGGGATGTGTACGCTCGATTTTCGCGTCTACAACAGTGGCGATGTGGATGTCCTCATCAATCGCGTTTCTTTGCGAGCCGTCGAGGTGCGTCTATTCAACCACGGCACTTTGGGCTACATGGCATTCTCCCATGAGTACGACATGGACATCACGTCTCTCGAGAAGTCCGGCGATGTCGTGTCGTGTAACGTCGCTCAACTCGTCGGCCGGCGTGGTGTCGATCGTTTCGGCATTCGCTTGAGCGCGAGGCTTCCCCCAGCGAAACACGGCTCCTGGAAGCTACGACCGTCGTTGTCCACGAACCTCGGGAGCGTTGAAGGACCCGTGGTGGAGCAGGTCGATCTGCCGCCCAAGTCTCCCCGGGATTATCTTTTTCGAGATCTGGAAAGGGCGGAGACAAGGGCATGGAGGCACGCCGCCCCGGATTGCCTGATGCCGTATCGAGACATCATCGGCGGGCCCGCCGCCGACCTTGGCGCAGCTCGCGAGACACTCGAACGTTCGTATCCGGATTCGGCCTCGCGCTGCCTGGTTCTGTTCGAATGGCTTGGCAATTGCGTCGGCTCATGGAAGTGGAGCGACAGGGTATCCGTGCCCGAAAGCCTCCTTCTGGAGTTTCCGACGACGACCCTGGTCGATGCCATCACGACGCACGGGTTGACACCACCGCAACTCCACGGAGCCATCAAGTACTTCGCGGTCTGGCGCTGGAGACCGGAAAAGTTCAAAGAACCAAACTTCTGGACCGAGGAGCTCAAGGACCTGCTCCTGAGCAACTGCCTCGCAGCGGGATACGATGCGGAGCAGATTCGCGAGGTGGAACTCCTGTTCCACCGAACGACGAAAAGCGCCGCGCCCCCGCGGAAGTCGTGA
- a CDS encoding nucleotidyl transferase AbiEii/AbiGii toxin family protein: MHPLQSELIAILAEARQRSIPLVVLGAFAVRTYLRAPDQRFTHDVDLLALPDALDALGELLTSRGYHVYRSAPWWRAERGSGKERVLLDIASGAVVDMASFESYPLAPTEARQRAEPGGEPIPVPALEDLLAMKILSHRDKDILDVVALLRDAGDTIEKDRFRAQIEARDLELPLRRGYLEIVASIESGELARLWELRTGAPPPDDLLPDAVSRLHDLFR; this comes from the coding sequence GTGCACCCGCTCCAGAGCGAGCTCATCGCCATCCTCGCCGAGGCCCGGCAGCGCTCGATCCCGCTCGTCGTTCTCGGAGCGTTCGCCGTCCGGACGTACTTGCGCGCGCCCGATCAACGGTTCACGCATGACGTCGACCTCCTCGCGTTGCCCGACGCGCTCGACGCTCTCGGCGAGCTGCTCACCTCCCGCGGCTACCACGTCTACCGCAGCGCTCCGTGGTGGCGGGCCGAGCGAGGCAGCGGCAAGGAGAGGGTTCTCCTCGACATCGCCTCGGGTGCCGTCGTGGACATGGCGTCTTTCGAGAGCTACCCGCTTGCACCCACGGAAGCGCGGCAACGCGCCGAGCCTGGCGGCGAGCCGATCCCCGTCCCGGCGCTCGAAGACCTGCTCGCGATGAAGATTCTCTCCCACCGAGACAAGGATATCCTGGATGTCGTGGCGCTTCTGCGGGACGCGGGCGACACGATCGAGAAGGACCGGTTCCGCGCGCAGATCGAAGCGCGCGACCTCGAGCTCCCTCTGCGCCGCGGTTACCTCGAAATCGTCGCCTCCATCGAGTCCGGAGAGCTCGCCCGCCTCTGGGAGCTGCGCACCGGCGCGCCGCCGCCCGACGACCTCTTGCCAGACGCCGTCTCCAGGCTTCATGATCTCTTCCGATGA
- a CDS encoding lysine-2,3-aminomutase-like protein: MGARACETDAREHEGAQDDTRRTSRRVSELVDQGLVDRGEIEALERVAERFSVAITKDLVDLATPGDPNDPITKQFVPSKRELRILPEERVDPIGDDPHTPVKGITHRYPDRLLLKPVHVCPAYCRFCFRREKVGPGSEVLSREELAAALGYIRAHEEVWEVILSGGDPMILPPRKLAEITAALAAIEHVRVLRLHTRVPVMEPGRVDEVMARALRAPDLTTYVVLHTNHVRELGPKAREAIGRLVDAGIPMLSQTVLLRGVNDDAETLKELFRELVVLRVKPYYLHHGDLAVGTGHFRTSITEGQSIVRELRQGLSGIAQPTYVLDIPGGYGKVPIGPGYLGPEGEDGRRTVEDPWGRRHGYPPGGGEGAG, encoded by the coding sequence GTGGGTGCGAGGGCATGCGAAACGGACGCGCGAGAGCACGAGGGCGCGCAGGACGACACGCGCCGGACGTCGCGCCGCGTCAGCGAGCTCGTCGATCAGGGCCTCGTGGATCGCGGGGAGATCGAGGCGCTCGAGCGTGTCGCGGAGCGCTTCAGCGTGGCGATCACGAAGGACCTCGTGGACCTCGCCACGCCGGGTGATCCGAACGACCCGATCACGAAGCAGTTCGTGCCGAGCAAACGCGAGCTGCGGATCCTGCCGGAAGAGCGCGTGGATCCGATCGGCGACGATCCGCACACGCCGGTCAAGGGCATCACGCACCGCTACCCCGACCGGCTGCTCCTGAAGCCCGTGCACGTCTGTCCCGCGTACTGCCGCTTCTGCTTCCGGCGCGAGAAGGTGGGTCCGGGCAGCGAGGTCCTGTCGCGCGAGGAGCTCGCGGCGGCGCTCGGGTACATCCGCGCGCACGAGGAGGTGTGGGAGGTGATCCTGAGCGGCGGCGATCCCATGATCCTGCCGCCCCGCAAGCTCGCCGAGATCACGGCCGCGCTCGCGGCGATCGAGCACGTGCGGGTCCTGCGGCTGCACACGCGCGTGCCGGTGATGGAGCCCGGGCGCGTCGACGAGGTGATGGCGCGAGCGCTGCGCGCGCCGGACCTGACGACCTACGTCGTATTGCACACGAACCACGTCCGCGAGCTCGGCCCGAAGGCGCGCGAGGCGATCGGGCGGCTCGTGGACGCGGGGATCCCGATGCTGTCGCAGACGGTGCTGCTGCGCGGGGTGAACGACGACGCGGAGACCTTGAAGGAGCTCTTCCGGGAGCTCGTCGTTTTACGGGTCAAACCGTATTACCTGCACCACGGAGACCTCGCGGTGGGGACGGGCCATTTCCGGACGAGCATCACGGAGGGGCAATCGATCGTGCGCGAGCTCCGGCAGGGTCTGTCGGGCATCGCGCAGCCGACGTACGTGCTGGATATCCCGGGCGGATACGGGAAGGTGCCGATCGGGCCGGGGTATCTCGGTCCGGAAGGCGAGGACGGGCGGCGGACGGTGGAGGATCCGTGGGGGCGGCGGCATGGGTATCCGCCGGGGGGTGGGGAGGGCGCGGGCTGA
- a CDS encoding tetratricopeptide repeat protein: protein MRTNRPLLAALFAATLLAPAASFADEKALSRAAILTQKGDYTAAVKELDAVKSGPERAAALVAKAELELLQGRYADAVKTAKSAAALGKDAKIKAAPTLAEALASQGKVSDAIDAVKDVADEDTAHRARLVLGELLIRSGKRGAASVPLRRLVEAYNDDTINERDAEGLSLVGRAAHLLRSAHDANQAYGEAEKAGARTRVETLLWRAELFLDKYNPGEAGESVKDALKVAPKDPRVHVAMARVKLENAMDFEAAESEIKQALEVNPNLPSAYVIRAGLALRTMDIAAADAAVKRGLEVDPTHLELLSMKAASRFLADDLAGYEATKKQVLSLNPEFSTFFQIVAEYAEWEHRYEDIVRMMDEATRVDAQDMKAFATLGLNKIRLGDDDGGLEALRKSWKKDRFNVRAYNTLNLFEKTIPAEYVTTNGTRFRIRYHKEEKPVLERYVPRMLDEAWTSMVKRYGFTPKMPVSIELYADSEHFSIRTSGLPNVGIQGVCFGQSLAALSPGAGPFNWGNVLWHELGHVFAIQYSKSHVPRWFTEGLSEYETIIQRPEWRREEDPALFAALKGGRVPPLEGFNRAFTHVDSVEDVTMAYFAASQLVVFMADTYGFDKVAAMLPRWGRGERTPDVVKNTLGVPHDEVDRQFREWLKKRLSRYEKQYVPDLHAPPLDEARKALRTDPKNPKKLVRLALSLLRDGQKPEALAVLDEALSLDPKQPDANYMRLRLAMGEKKLDDAARILDKMVANGHDGYVLRMKAADLAEMRKDKARMKASFEAAFKLDPSQSEPLQGLYDLAKEQKDVAGQLDALRRLSLLDQHDRRVWVRLLSLLVERGLWEEAVKVGESAMYVDVSSTKVHRLYAKALARTGRHISAIFELNSAILTKPEPAEMSAIYEDLAKGYDKLGKADFAKQARDLAKLVAPKD, encoded by the coding sequence ATGCGCACGAACCGCCCCCTCCTCGCTGCCCTCTTCGCCGCCACCTTGCTCGCGCCCGCCGCGTCCTTCGCGGACGAGAAGGCGCTCTCGCGCGCCGCGATCCTCACGCAGAAGGGCGACTACACCGCCGCGGTGAAGGAGCTCGACGCGGTCAAGTCCGGGCCCGAGCGCGCCGCGGCGCTCGTCGCGAAGGCCGAGCTCGAGCTCCTGCAGGGCCGCTACGCAGACGCCGTGAAGACGGCGAAGAGCGCCGCGGCGCTCGGCAAGGACGCGAAGATCAAGGCCGCGCCCACCCTCGCCGAGGCCCTCGCGTCACAAGGGAAGGTGAGCGACGCGATCGACGCCGTGAAGGACGTCGCGGACGAGGACACCGCGCACCGGGCGCGGCTCGTGCTCGGCGAGCTCCTGATCCGCAGCGGAAAACGTGGCGCCGCGAGCGTGCCTCTGCGCAGGCTCGTCGAGGCGTACAACGACGACACGATCAACGAGCGCGACGCCGAGGGCCTCTCGCTCGTCGGGCGCGCGGCGCATCTGCTCCGCTCGGCGCACGACGCGAACCAGGCGTACGGCGAGGCCGAGAAGGCGGGCGCGAGGACGCGGGTCGAGACGTTGCTCTGGCGCGCCGAGCTCTTCCTCGACAAGTACAACCCCGGCGAGGCGGGCGAGAGCGTCAAGGATGCGCTGAAGGTCGCGCCCAAGGATCCACGCGTCCACGTGGCCATGGCGCGCGTCAAGCTCGAGAACGCGATGGACTTCGAGGCGGCCGAGAGCGAGATCAAGCAGGCCCTCGAGGTGAACCCGAACCTGCCCTCGGCCTACGTGATCCGGGCCGGGCTCGCGCTGCGCACGATGGACATCGCGGCGGCCGACGCGGCCGTCAAGCGCGGGCTCGAGGTCGATCCGACGCACCTCGAGCTGCTCTCGATGAAGGCGGCGTCGCGCTTCCTCGCCGACGATCTCGCGGGTTACGAGGCCACGAAGAAGCAGGTCCTCTCGCTCAACCCGGAGTTCTCGACGTTCTTCCAGATCGTCGCGGAGTACGCCGAGTGGGAGCACCGCTACGAGGACATCGTCCGCATGATGGACGAGGCGACACGCGTCGACGCGCAGGACATGAAGGCCTTCGCGACGCTCGGCCTGAACAAGATCCGCCTCGGCGACGACGACGGCGGGCTCGAGGCGCTGCGCAAGTCGTGGAAGAAGGACCGGTTCAACGTCCGCGCCTACAACACGCTGAACCTCTTCGAGAAGACGATCCCGGCCGAGTACGTGACGACGAACGGGACCCGCTTCCGCATTCGTTACCACAAGGAGGAGAAGCCCGTCCTCGAGCGCTACGTGCCGCGGATGCTCGACGAGGCCTGGACGTCGATGGTGAAGCGTTATGGCTTCACCCCGAAGATGCCCGTCTCGATCGAGCTCTACGCCGACTCGGAGCATTTCAGCATCCGCACGAGCGGCCTGCCGAACGTGGGCATCCAGGGCGTCTGCTTCGGCCAGTCCCTCGCGGCGCTCTCGCCCGGGGCGGGGCCCTTCAACTGGGGCAACGTGCTCTGGCACGAGCTCGGGCACGTCTTCGCGATCCAGTATTCGAAGAGCCACGTCCCGCGCTGGTTCACCGAGGGCCTCAGCGAATACGAGACCATCATCCAGAGGCCCGAGTGGCGACGCGAGGAGGACCCCGCGCTCTTCGCGGCGCTGAAGGGCGGCCGCGTCCCGCCGCTCGAAGGGTTCAACCGCGCCTTCACCCACGTCGACTCGGTCGAGGACGTGACCATGGCCTATTTCGCGGCGAGCCAGCTCGTCGTGTTCATGGCCGATACATACGGGTTCGACAAAGTCGCGGCCATGCTGCCGCGCTGGGGCCGCGGCGAGCGCACGCCCGACGTCGTGAAGAACACGCTCGGCGTGCCGCACGACGAGGTCGATCGGCAGTTCCGCGAATGGCTGAAGAAGCGGCTCTCGCGGTACGAGAAGCAATACGTCCCCGACCTGCACGCGCCGCCGCTCGACGAGGCGCGCAAGGCATTACGTACCGACCCGAAGAACCCGAAGAAGCTCGTGCGGCTCGCGCTCTCGCTCCTCCGGGACGGCCAGAAGCCGGAGGCGCTCGCGGTGCTCGACGAGGCGCTCTCACTCGATCCGAAGCAGCCGGACGCGAATTACATGCGCCTGCGCCTCGCGATGGGCGAAAAGAAGCTCGACGACGCGGCGCGCATCCTCGACAAGATGGTGGCGAATGGCCACGACGGCTACGTCCTGCGCATGAAGGCCGCGGACCTCGCGGAGATGCGCAAGGACAAGGCGCGCATGAAGGCGAGCTTCGAGGCCGCGTTCAAGCTCGACCCCTCGCAGTCGGAGCCGCTCCAGGGCCTCTACGACCTCGCGAAGGAGCAGAAGGACGTCGCGGGGCAGCTCGACGCATTGCGGCGGCTCTCGCTGCTCGATCAGCACGATCGGCGCGTGTGGGTGCGGCTGCTCTCGCTGCTCGTCGAGCGCGGCCTCTGGGAAGAGGCGGTCAAGGTGGGGGAGAGCGCGATGTACGTCGACGTCTCGAGCACGAAGGTCCACCGCCTCTATGCAAAAGCCCTCGCCCGCACGGGCCGGCACATCTCGGCGATCTTCGAGCTCAACAGCGCGATCCTCACGAAACCCGAGCCGGCCGAGATGAGCGCGATCTACGAGGACCTCGCCAAGGGTTACGACAAGCTCGGCAAGGCCGACTTCGCCAAGCAGGCGCGGGACCTCGCGAAGCTCGTCGCGCCGAAGGACTGA
- a CDS encoding tetratricopeptide repeat protein: MKSGKHTGAALLAAITLASTITPARAEDPASGHELDPVERAEVLFTRAMELSAEGREMEACPMLEQSLRLDPAMGTRYRLAECYEKTNRREAAYRLYTEVADEARRAGMSDRESRARLRSEALSAMLARLVVWVPKDVAETPDLVVTIDGAPLDRATWTGEPLPVELGEHVLEAMAPGRRPYRRVVAVHDATIPVELSVPTLRGEHEAPPAPRPVAADLPANPGGTSAAPSATTTAALVLGLGGAGAFLAGAGLGAAGLATGGLSEPVQSTAATGVGVGVGGIVAAGVLWFVTPRAKRASGGASMALVPSFDPLGGGVSLRGRF, translated from the coding sequence ATGAAATCCGGCAAGCACACGGGCGCCGCGCTCCTCGCGGCGATCACCCTCGCCTCCACGATCACCCCCGCCCGCGCCGAAGATCCCGCGTCCGGGCACGAGCTCGACCCGGTCGAGCGCGCGGAGGTGCTCTTCACCCGCGCCATGGAGCTCTCGGCCGAAGGACGCGAAATGGAGGCCTGCCCGATGCTGGAGCAGAGCCTCCGGCTCGACCCGGCCATGGGCACGCGATACAGGCTCGCGGAATGTTATGAGAAGACCAACCGCCGCGAGGCCGCCTACCGGCTCTACACCGAGGTCGCGGACGAGGCGCGACGCGCCGGCATGAGCGACCGGGAGAGCCGCGCGCGCCTGCGCAGCGAGGCGCTCTCGGCGATGCTGGCGCGGCTCGTCGTCTGGGTGCCGAAGGACGTCGCCGAGACGCCCGATCTCGTGGTCACGATCGACGGCGCCCCGCTCGATCGCGCGACGTGGACCGGCGAGCCGCTCCCGGTCGAGCTCGGCGAGCACGTGCTCGAGGCCATGGCGCCCGGTCGAAGACCCTATCGCCGCGTGGTGGCCGTGCACGACGCGACGATCCCCGTCGAGCTCTCCGTGCCCACGCTCCGCGGCGAACACGAGGCGCCCCCGGCGCCGCGCCCCGTCGCCGCCGATCTCCCTGCGAATCCGGGCGGCACGAGCGCGGCCCCGAGCGCGACGACCACGGCCGCGCTCGTGCTCGGGCTCGGCGGCGCGGGCGCCTTCCTCGCGGGCGCGGGCCTCGGCGCCGCGGGCCTGGCGACGGGAGGTTTGTCCGAGCCGGTCCAGTCCACCGCCGCGACCGGCGTCGGCGTCGGCGTCGGCGGCATCGTGGCCGCGGGGGTCCTCTGGTTCGTCACGCCGCGGGCGAAACGGGCGAGCGGCGGCGCGTCGATGGCCCTCGTCCCGAGCTTCGACCCCCTCGGCGGCGGCGTCTCGCTGCGCGGGCGATTCTGA
- a CDS encoding serine/threonine-protein kinase, translating to MSKQEASNIVSVGDVLAGKYRVEKVLGMGGMGVVVAATHLDLREVRAVKLMRPDASSEQSVERFLREARAVVRLRSEHVAEVYDVGRLDSGAPYIVMEMLEGHDLAALQKRRGAFPIEDAVLYVSQACHALAEAHAAGIVHRDLKPGNLFLTRRKDGSPCIKVLDFGISKHTSPDCGDPEMTGARDLMGSPLYMAPEQMRSASKVCARADVWALGAILYKLLTGRAPFQAPTVPEIFAAALAKPVKSPSAIRPDVPRGLDDVVLRCLDKQPTRRYTSATDLLAALRPFGPWGVAEEEGEATRIVAAAARRSSIPPGRLRLVTPRETLDSSGLSPLPASIPPSSRRARRPSRPVLTLDEEQPADSSGKTDRSVGPWEGSQAKPPSRPARLVLVAGLTALSALAGAGIAAIGVHWPHVTITTHRAEESRAPGVHGPLGITNESFPTPAAQAPAPTVTPVANEMNIVRTPAATLVPAASASARKELAPARETTGEKPPRSAAARSGHPTPRDYDPFTGRH from the coding sequence ATGTCGAAGCAGGAGGCATCGAACATCGTTTCGGTAGGGGACGTCCTCGCCGGGAAGTACCGCGTGGAGAAGGTGCTCGGGATGGGCGGAATGGGCGTCGTCGTCGCCGCCACACACCTCGATCTGCGCGAGGTCCGGGCCGTGAAGCTCATGCGGCCCGACGCGTCGAGCGAGCAATCCGTGGAGCGCTTCCTCCGCGAGGCGCGCGCCGTGGTGCGATTGCGCAGCGAGCACGTCGCCGAGGTCTACGACGTCGGCCGCCTCGACTCCGGCGCGCCGTACATCGTCATGGAGATGCTCGAAGGGCACGACCTCGCCGCGCTCCAGAAGCGCCGCGGCGCCTTCCCCATCGAAGACGCCGTCCTGTACGTCTCGCAGGCCTGCCACGCGCTCGCCGAGGCGCACGCCGCCGGGATCGTCCACCGTGATCTCAAGCCGGGGAACCTCTTCCTCACGCGCCGCAAGGACGGATCCCCCTGCATCAAGGTCCTCGATTTCGGGATCTCCAAGCACACGAGCCCCGATTGCGGGGACCCGGAGATGACCGGCGCGCGCGACCTCATGGGCTCTCCACTTTACATGGCGCCCGAGCAGATGCGATCGGCGAGCAAGGTCTGCGCGCGGGCCGACGTCTGGGCCCTCGGCGCCATTCTGTACAAATTGCTCACCGGGCGCGCCCCCTTCCAGGCCCCCACCGTCCCCGAGATCTTCGCCGCCGCCCTGGCCAAACCCGTCAAGTCGCCCTCGGCGATCCGCCCGGACGTACCTCGTGGCCTCGACGACGTCGTCCTGCGTTGCCTCGACAAACAACCCACGCGCCGGTATACGTCCGCCACCGACCTGCTCGCCGCGCTCCGGCCCTTCGGCCCCTGGGGCGTGGCGGAGGAGGAGGGGGAGGCGACCCGGATCGTCGCCGCCGCCGCCCGTCGCTCGAGCATCCCGCCCGGCCGGCTCCGGCTCGTCACGCCGCGAGAAACCCTGGATTCGTCCGGCCTCTCGCCATTGCCGGCCTCGATCCCTCCGTCCTCGAGGCGCGCGCGCAGGCCGAGCCGCCCCGTCCTCACGCTGGACGAGGAGCAGCCCGCCGATTCGAGCGGAAAAACCGATCGGAGCGTGGGGCCCTGGGAGGGTTCGCAGGCAAAACCCCCCTCGCGGCCCGCGCGCCTCGTGCTCGTCGCAGGCCTGACCGCGCTCTCGGCGCTCGCGGGCGCGGGGATCGCGGCCATCGGCGTACACTGGCCCCACGTCACCATCACGACGCACAGAGCCGAGGAGTCGAGGGCCCCCGGCGTGCACGGGCCCCTCGGGATCACGAATGAGTCATTCCCGACGCCCGCGGCGCAGGCGCCCGCTCCCACGGTGACGCCCGTGGCGAATGAAATGAACATCGTGAGGACGCCCGCGGCCACGCTCGTCCCGGCGGCCTCGGCGTCCGCCAGGAAGGAGCTCGCTCCGGCCCGCGAGACAACCGGCGAAAAGCCACCTCGATCCGCCGCGGCCAGGAGCGGGCATCCGACGCCCCGGGACTACGATCCCTTCACGGGGCGCCATTGA